The Lolium perenne isolate Kyuss_39 chromosome 6, Kyuss_2.0, whole genome shotgun sequence genome segment ACCCTATTGTCGACCTCACAAACCTCAATAGGGGTATGGGCCCCAAGTACGAAACAAATCCGCCGCGTGTAAGATCAACCCTCTCTCCAGCAGCATGGGCCAGGGCAAATCAAGCTTTAACTGGAGAGTTGCCACTGAACGCACAATCAACAGCCGAAGAATTAACGGCGtaccaatataggctcgctcgTGCAGCACGAGAGATGCAGAAGCAGAAAGAAGAGCTAGACAAAAGAAAGGTAGCGGCCGACAATTCAAGCAAACGGCGAGCAGGGCTCAGCGCCATGTCAGGCACTTCGCACAATAACGGACAACCACGGGGTCATAAATCTCGACCAAGGATGCCCAATATACCAGCAAATGATCGCGTCATCAgagacctcgacatgtccttcatgacgATGGACACAAGGGGAAGACTAGTACCTAAAACTCCAGAGGCAGCTTACATAGCAGCACACACCTATATGATGGCAACAAAACCAACGGAGGACGATCCCCGATATTCAGCTTTCCAAACAGCCATGGCAGGCATGGGCATGATGGGAGCAGTGGTAGCAGATAAAGGGTCAACTCCAAGATCTGCAGAAACCCCAAGGCAGCAGAATAGCCCAAGGCATGGAGCAGAAACAGCGGCACGCCGCTCTAGATCTCCAAGACATCAGTCAAACCATGCACCTGCATCTTCTCCAAGGGAGCCAACGGCGCAGCAAAGGGTCGACAGGGCCCGCGAGGAACGCGACATGCGAGAATTCAGCGAGGACGATATGTGCGGAGTTCACTGCTTCACCTGAAGAATCAGGAAAACGCCTGTCCCGAGAGATTTCCAGTTACCCGAtaaattcaaaaaattcgacggtctACAGGATCCTGATGAGTGGTTAacagattacctcgagacggtgaaaatCAAAGGAGGCTCATAGTGTACTACAATGCAAAGCATACAATTGCAGCTAAGCGGAGCAGCAAGATCTTGGTTGCGTAAATTACCCATGGAGTCGATAGATTCATGGGACGCATTCAAAGAAATTTTTGTACAAAACTTTAAATCAACATGCAAAAAGACAGCTTCAATCGAGGAATTACGAGCAATAACACAGAAGAGTGTCGAATCAATGCGCGCCTATATACAGCGGTGGAGCATCATGAAAAATTCCGCAGAAGATGTATCCgatgagagagcaatagatgccttCGTCAATGGTCTACGTCGATAGGATTTAGTCCAAGAAATTGGGCGCATCGCCCCAAAAAACATAGGAACACTCATGGACACAGCCAATAGGTGGGCCAATGGAGAAGATGCGGTAAGCACAAAACGCAACCGATCACCGGAGGAGGAGCCTCCGCGGTACAATAACAATCAGCAGCGAAGGAGATACCGCGAGTACGAAGGATCAAGACAAGTTTCAGCTAGATTTCACGGTAACAGTGAACAAAGAGATGATTATCACAAAAATAGCGAATACAAGGGGGAAAAGCGCGACACCAAAACTCAAACAGAACAGAATATCGACCAAGACCTCCGCGAGAATACTTCTCGCCAGAGGATACGCTCAACGgtccatgccagatgcatttcttCATAGACCCGCAAGGAAAAAGACAGTCAAATCACCTGAGGAAAGACTGTCGTACGTTCATCAATCTCCAGAGAGCGGCAAACGCGTCTCAATCCGAAGCAGTAAATAGAGGATATACAAGGCAAGTCAAGAGCGAGGTACATGTCCCATTACCTCCAGCACCGGCGATAGCAGGACCTGCGCAAAAACTCCAGCTAGAGGCAGCAAATGATAAAAACAACGGCTACATCGAACCCAAGGGATCGATAATAATGATCCAAAAAGCTCGACCATCAAATCGTGCGCAAAAGCTGATCACGCGACAGGTTAACATAGCAACTCAAACACCACCCCCCACAAAGGAGTATCTTAACTGGTCAGATCAACCAATCGGGTTTGATCAGTCAGATCACCCTCCGCAAGTTCCGCGGCCAGGACACGCGGCCATGGTGCTTCCAGCAGTGATCGCTGGTTTTGACGTCTCGCGCGTTTTCATTGACGGAGGAAGCAGCTTAAATCTGATATATGCTAACACACTTAGAAAGATGAACATATCATTGGCAAATCTTCGGCCATCAGATACGAGATTTCACGGCGTCACACCAGAAAAGCCTAACTTTCCTCTGGGCAGAATATCTTTGGACATGCAGTTCAGAACTCCAgataatttcaggaaggaaaaaataGAGTTCGAAGTAATGGATTGGCCCTCGCAATATCACGCAATCTTCGGGCGCCCAGCTTACGCCAGGTTCATGGCAGTCCCACATTATACGTACCTGCTGCTAAGGATACCAGGACCAAGGGGACCAATAACAGTGAAAGGAAGCTTCGTCTGGTCCGATATGTGCGACAGAGACTTCAACAGGATTTCAGAAAGCTTCGGCATGCAAGCAGAATACGACGCAGCAAAGCTTACAACAAACCACGACGTTCTTCCAGATGTGGGCCGAAGCTCGCAAAATCAGCAAactttcgacacctccaagaatGCAAAGGAAGTTCAGATCCACCCTACAGATTCGAAAAAATCCACCTTCGTGGCATCCAACTTggatgtcgcataggaaagcgcgctcgtcgagtactTCCGTGAGCGCTAGGGAATCTTCGCCTGGTgtacagctgacatgccaggcgtcccaagggaacttgccgagcacgccTTACATGTGGATCCTAAAGCAAGGCCAGTTAAGCCGCCACTGCGGTGTTTTTCGGAGCCTAATAGAAAAGCGATACTTTCAGAAATCCATCATCTCGAAGATGCTGGGTTCATCAAGGAAATTAAACAAGCAACTGGGTCGCAAATCCGGTCCTAGTACCAAAGAAAAACACTGACATCTTACGCATGTGTGTGGATttcacgtgcctcaataaacattgtccgaaggatcaatTTCCTCTACCGCggatcgatcagattatcgactCGACAGCGGGGTGCgagcgtctttccttcttggacgtatATTCTGGATATAATCAGATACGTCTGAGAGTCGAAGACGAAGAAAAAACATCTTTCACAACTCCAAATGGTGTCTTCTGTTATCAGACCATGCCCTTCGGGCTAAAGAACGCGGGAGCCACTTACCAGCGCATGATGCAAAAGTGCCTGGCAAACCAAAtaaggaaaaacgtacaagtgtacatcgatgatgtcgtaatTACCACAAAGAGAGGGGAAACATTGATCGAAGACCTCCGCGAAGTATTCGATAGCCTCGACAAATATCagatcaagctgaacccgacgaaatgttccTTTGGAGTCCCAGCGGGGCAGCTCCTTGGCTAGCTAGTATCAGAAAGGGGGATTGAAGCCAATCCCgaaaaaatacaagccatagtgacAATGAAAAAGCCAATAAAGTTGCTCGAAGTTCAGCAGTTAACAGGCAAGGCTCGGAGAAAATGCGTTACCCTTCTACACCCTAATGAAAAATCAGATAAATTCGAGTGGAGCGATGATGCTGCACACGGTGCTACGATGGCGAAGATGAACGGTGCagtgttgggaaaccccaagaggaaggtgtgatgcgtacagcagcaagcttTTCCctgagtaagaaaccaaggttatcgaaccagtaggagtcaagaagcacgtgaaggtcgttggtgacggagtgtagtgcggcgcaacaccagggatttcagcgccaacgtggaacctgcacaacacaatccaaatactttgccccaacttaacagtgaggttgtcaatctcaccggcttgctgtaacaaaggattaaacgtatggtgcagaaaatgatgtttgtttgcagagaacagtaaagaacaatgtttgcagtagattgtattcagatgtaaaagaatggaccggggtccacagttcactagtggtgtctctccaataagaaatagcatgttgggtgaacaaattacagttgggcaattgacaaatatagagggcataacaatgcacatacatatcacgatgagtagtgtgagatttaattgggcattacgacaaagtacatagtccgctatccagcatgcatctatgcctaaaaagtccaccttccggttagcatctgcaccccttccagtattaagttgcaaacaacagacaattgcattaagtatggtccgtaatgtaatcaacacaaatatccttagacaaagcattgatgttttatccctagtagcaacagcacatccacaaccttagaaccttctgtcactgtcccagatttaatggagacatgaacccactatcgagcataaatactccctcttggagttacaagtatcaacttggccagagcctctactagtaacggagagcatgcaagatcataaataacacatatagattgataatcaacataacatagtattcatatattcatcggatcccaacaaacgcaacatgtagcattacagataaacgatcttgatcatgttaggcagctcacaagatctaacaatgatagcacatgaggagaagacaaccatctagctactgctatggacccatagtccaggggtggactactcacacatcgatccggaggtgatcatggcgatgaagagccctccgggagatgaatcccctctccggcagggtgccggaggcgatctcctgaatcccccgagatgggattggcggcggcggcgtctctggatgtttttacgtatcgtggctctcggtactggaagtttcgcgacggaggctttatgtaGGCAGAGGGGTAGGCAGGAGGCGACGCGgggcgcccacaccatagggcggcgtgggccccagGCTGgatgcgccggcctatggggtggccccctcgtggcccgttTCCGTCTCGACTTCGGCCTTCTGGAAGCTCagcggaaaaataagaccctgggtattaaatttgtccaattccgagaatatttcttttggtggatttctgaaaccaaaaacagcagaaaacaacaactgacccttcggcatcttgtcaataggttagttccagaaaatgcataaaaatgacataaaatgtgtataaaacatgtgagtatcatcataaaagtagcatggaacataagaaattatagatacgtttgcgacgtatcagcatccccaagcttagttcctactcgccctcgagtaggtaaacgataacaaagataatttctgaagtgacatgctaacataatcttgatcatactattgtaagcatatgtagtgaatgaggTGATTCGAGATGATGGCAAAGCTAATGAATAAACAacttaatcatatagcaaagacttttcatgaatagtactttcaagacaagcatcaataagacttgcataagagttaactcataaagcaatagattcttagtaaaagtattgaagcaacacaaaggaagatataagtttcagcaattgctttcaacttcaacatgtttatctcatggataattgtcaatacaaagtaatatgatgaatgcgaataagcaagtatgtaggaatcaatgcacatggctgacacaagtgtttgcttcggagatagagagaaataggtgaactgactcaacagaaAAGTAAaggaatgacccttcgcagagggaagcatggattgctatatttgtgctagagcttttgttttgaaaatatagaaacaattttgtcaacggtaatgATACGTCATATGGGTTGTGCATAAAATGACTaaaaagttgcaagcctcatgcattgtataccaatagtgcccgcaactTGCCTTAACGAGCTCGGATTttccacggattatcattgcataacatatgtttcaaccaagtgtcacaaaggggtacctctatgtcgactGTACAAATGATCAAGGAGACACTTCTTTAGGATTTTTCGCCATCGAAAGTCTCAACTTTTGACCATCCATACCGGAACAACATATAAAACAGACAAGCGGGCTCCTCGGATTTAATGCTTAAAGCAATTAACaagttctcataagagattttgagGATTAGTTGCccatgctgaaacttccaccatgatacatggcttcggttggcggcccaaagttcttctctaacaatatgcatactcaaaccatgtgATCATGAAAAATCTCATTTACTTCagaacaagacgaacatgcatggcAACCCACACGATATTCAACCAAGATGTGGCAGGTTGATGGCTTTCCCCAGTAGTTCAATGGTTATAGCACAGCAGGCAActtttaagaaataagatacacaaggtgcatattcaataccacaatagtttttacactattttttccatgagctatatattgcaaagacaaagaatagaatttttaaaggtagcacttcaagcaatttactttggaatggcagaaaaataccatgtagtaggtaggtatggtggacacaaatggcatagtttttggctcaaggattttggatgcatgagaagcatttcctctcgatacaaggcttaggctagcaaggttgtttgaagaaaacacaagtatgaaccggtacagcaaaacttacataagaacatattgcaagcattataagactctacactgtcttccttgttgttcaaaccctcactagaaaatatctagattttagagagaccaatcatgcaaaccaaatgtcaacaagctctacaatatttcttcactaataagtgcaaagcacatgatgcaagagcttaaacatgatctatttgagcacaacaattgccaagaattaaattattcaaaacattataccatttaccacatgtagcatttgctgtttccaaccatataacaattaacgaagcaatttcaaccttcgccatgaacattaataataaagctaagaacacatgtgttcatatgcaacagcggagcgtgtctctctcccacattatgaatgctaggatccgattttattcaaacaaaacaaaaataaaaacataaagacgctccaagtaaagcgcataagatgtgacggaataaaaatatagtctcactagaggtgacctgataagttgtcgatgaagaaggggatgccttgggcatccccaagcttagatgcttgagtcttcttgaaatatgcggggatgaaccacgggggcatccccaagcttagagtttacactctccttgatcatattgtatcatcctcctctcttgatccttgaaaacttcctccacaccaaactcaaaacaaactcattagagggttagtgcataatcaaaaattcacatattcagaggtgccataatcattcttaacacttctggacattgcacaaagctactgaaagttaatggaacaaagaaatccatcaaacatagcaaaataagcaatgcga includes the following:
- the LOC127310232 gene encoding uncharacterized protein, with protein sequence MVLPAVIAGFDVSRVFIDGGSSLNLIYANTLRKMNISLANLRPSDTRFHGVTPEKPNFPLGRISLDMQFRTPDNFRKEKIEFEVMDWPSQYHAIFGRPAYARFMAVPHYTYLLLRIPGPRGPITVKGSFVWSDMCDRDFNRISESFGMQAEYDAAKLTTNHDVLPDVGRSSQNQQTFDTSKNAKEVQIHPTDSKKSTFVASNLDVA